The following coding sequences are from one SAR86 cluster bacterium window:
- a CDS encoding YggS family pyridoxal phosphate-dependent enzyme, producing the protein MKEKIKKIFNSIDEISKENKSQTVQVIAVSKKKSCSEIIKANKLGIENFGENYLQESLEKIENLKNEKIIWHFIGKIQSNKCKDIAENFAWVHTLDRLKIAVKLNKHVPEGKKLKILIQVNLDNDLNKGGIKKEEVVSFKREVQKLSNLDFNGIMIMPSVNADDDKLKLIYEEAWKLAREICEPNEKKCELSMGMTHDFKIAVEAGSSMVRIGTGIFGERE; encoded by the coding sequence ATGAAAGAAAAAATTAAAAAAATTTTTAACTCAATAGATGAAATTTCAAAAGAAAATAAATCTCAGACAGTCCAAGTCATTGCTGTAAGTAAAAAAAAGTCTTGTTCTGAAATTATTAAGGCAAATAAATTGGGTATAGAAAATTTCGGTGAGAACTACCTGCAAGAATCTCTAGAAAAAATTGAGAATTTAAAAAATGAAAAAATAATTTGGCACTTCATAGGAAAAATCCAGTCAAATAAGTGTAAAGACATTGCAGAAAATTTTGCGTGGGTCCACACCCTAGATCGGTTAAAAATCGCAGTAAAGCTAAATAAACATGTTCCAGAAGGGAAAAAATTAAAAATTCTGATACAAGTAAATTTAGACAATGACCTAAATAAGGGTGGAATTAAAAAAGAAGAAGTAGTTTCTTTTAAACGAGAAGTTCAGAAACTAAGCAATCTTGATTTTAATGGGATAATGATTATGCCAAGTGTCAATGCAGATGATGATAAATTAAAATTAATTTATGAGGAAGCCTGGAAATTAGCCAGAGAAATTTGTGAACCAAATGAAAAAAAATGTGAATTATCTATGGGTATGACGCACGATTTTAAAATTGCTGTAGAGGCTGGTTCGTCAATGGTTAGAATTGGAACGGGTATTTTTGGTGAAAGAGAATAA
- a CDS encoding NAD(P)-binding domain-containing protein has product MKENNKIIGFIGAGNLGRHTMHGLKDSYKIYAFDPIEAKEVLKLGVTYISLDELCEISDVIFLTIKPNKTEEILSKIKNLIGTKLIISFIAGISLEKLSSQFESSKNIIRAMPTLGVSKGISPIAVCSNFKIDKNNEGLNILSKLGRCLEIEESKFDAFTSIFGAGPAYISYLANLLSEIAKSNGFDNPEPLIGDLLGGTFEMHKSDESPSFKDIKSMVASKGGVTEAALNKIESSGIEDVLKFAIEEAIKKSKKLGES; this is encoded by the coding sequence GTGAAAGAGAATAATAAAATTATAGGATTTATTGGGGCGGGGAACTTAGGTCGTCACACCATGCATGGTTTAAAGGATTCTTATAAAATTTATGCTTTTGACCCGATAGAAGCCAAAGAAGTGCTTAAATTGGGCGTCACTTATATCTCTTTAGATGAATTGTGTGAGATTTCAGATGTCATTTTCCTTACAATTAAGCCGAACAAAACAGAAGAAATTTTATCTAAAATTAAAAACTTAATCGGGACTAAATTGATCATTTCATTCATTGCTGGAATATCTCTAGAAAAACTAAGTTCTCAATTTGAGAGTTCAAAAAATATTATTAGAGCCATGCCCACACTAGGTGTAAGTAAAGGTATCAGTCCAATTGCAGTTTGTTCAAATTTTAAAATTGATAAAAATAATGAGGGTTTAAACATTCTTAGTAAATTAGGTAGATGCCTTGAAATTGAAGAATCAAAATTTGATGCATTCACTTCAATTTTTGGGGCTGGTCCAGCCTATATAAGTTACTTAGCAAACCTTCTTTCTGAAATAGCTAAATCTAATGGATTTGATAATCCTGAACCGTTGATAGGAGATCTTTTAGGAGGGACTTTTGAAATGCACAAATCAGATGAAAGTCCATCATTCAAGGATATTAAATCTATGGTTGCCTCAAAGGGAGGAGTAACTGAAGCTGCTTTAAATAAAATAGAATCATCTGGAATCGAAGATGTTTTAAAATTTGCAATTGAAGAAGCTATAAAAAAATCTAAAAAACTTGGAGAAAGCTAA